The following is a genomic window from Phaeodactylum tricornutum CCAP 1055/1 chromosome 31, whole genome shotgun sequence.
aaaatgatCAGAACGACCCGATATCCTCCACAGCTGTACGACAAGCGACGGTCCAACCTACTGCTCTTCCGAATGAAAGTGCGAAACCCACACACCCCACTACAGCGAACGTAGCCACCACAAATTCCGTTTCGTCCTCCGACAGTCTGCGCGATCTATCCGCACACCGTCCACAACATCCACAGAATACTACTCGTCTTCCCGTTTCTTCGTCAACGACTACGGTAACATCGGGTTCGAATTCTCCGCTCTCTGCGGGGCCGGTATCAGCCCAAGCTCCTCCCTCGCCTCTGTTACCTCTCAAGGCTACCAAAATGTCACACCTCCGCCAAAAATACATGCAAGAACTAGAGTACATGCTGTGTGAGTTCCAAAAGCTGGAACGTCAGCTACTAGGTGCCAAGGCGACGACAGCCGAATCCGCTGGCAGCCGCGAACGTCGAGAAAAACTGCATTCGTTCATCACGCACCTGAGCGATACGATCCAGAACATACAGACCGGATGTCAGCTAGAGTCGGAGGGAAAATCAACCGTCGGAGAAGCTTCCAAGCAAGATATAGCCCAGGAGGCCGCGCTGGCAGATTTGACGTGCGAAAAGGGGGAAGAGGAAAACGTGCAAAAGCTGGAAGAGCACATTCTAGCCAATCTGTTGCCCGTCAAAGTCCGGCTCAAGAAACAACTGGCGGCCCAGCAAGGTGCCAAGCATAACCCGGCGGGGATGCCGGTTGCGCAAAGGGGACTAGTGGCACCGAGCGAAGGTGGTAAAGGCACGTTTGCGGCAGCGGCCGAAGAGCGCAGAAAGCAATTGGCGGACGCGGCCGCCGCGGCACAAGGCTTCGATCATACACACGTACCGGCGGAACCGGTTCATCCAGACCAGACACAATTTGGTAAACCACTACAAGGAAACGGCTCCTCGTTGACGCGAAATTTGCATGGATCCACTTTGGGATCCGCGATTAAAGTGGGAACGGATAAGTCCAAAATTTTGTTCGCTGGTTTGGCGATCGGATCGTCGCAAGTAAAGTCGTCGGTCAACGCAGCTTCGTCGGTACATCAGCTCGTAATTAAGGATCCCGCTTTGTTGGAGTTGGCTCGCCAACAGAGCGcgtcaaaacaacaagagGACCTTCCACCGCAAACACAACAAGAAGACTCTccaacgcaaagcaaacccAATTCGCTGCTGCCTCCTTCCTCGTCCGAGCCGAATGACTCTCCAGAGGATACAAACCGTAAGGCTATATCACTAAAAGTTTCgcctgctgttgcttctgCAGCAGCTTTGGCCGCGTCTGAGCAACCAGACGCAGTCTTGTCAAAGGCTCCACCAAGCAGATTAGATGATGTTGATGCCACCTACCCCGACATGCCATCGGCAGCTTTAACCGATGAAGAACGGCGAACCCTCCGTCGTCTCAAACGCCGAAAAAAGAGACGAAAACGCAAGGCCGAAGCAACTCCAGTCACGGCAGCGGCCACGGCAGCACCAGTGATCAATCGCCATCACAAGCCGACGACAAAAAAACGGGGACCTCGGACGGTGGAATACATGTGTGCTTTGTGTAACGAAGTCTACAATTCTACCTGTGATTATAATCCTTGGTGGGCTCTGGCTCAACATGATTGTCCAAAATGTCGAAAAAATCAGGTTCGTCGACTTCGTGTACCGAATTGCGCCCATTCATATTCGTACCTTCTTGCGGAAGTTCTCACACCCTTTCTCTCTACTGACAGATACCGCGGGTAGATATTAGCGCACCTGCCAATACGATCGAATATCATCCGGCGTTGCTAGCTCACGCAGACGAAAATGGCGGTAGTACTCCGACACCGCCTGCAGCAATAGTGAAGCCAGTCACAACTGTGTCGGCTCCTGTCACTAGTGTGCCAAAATGTGGTAATGATTCCGATTCGTTCGGATCTGACTTGTCAGACGATGATCTTGACGGCCTGTTGTCAGACACTGACTCGGAGGGCTCGGGAGAAATAGGTATGGAAAGAATAGATGCGCTATCGCCTGCGGAACAAGCAGAGAATGAATATTTTGGGGTGGAATACAAGGGGCCAAAATTGAAAGACAGTGAAGCTGCTCGGCTACTGATTCTCATGGGGCATGCGTCGACCTGTCCTTGCAAGCATCAATCGATCAAACATCGTGAAACCTGCAGAAATACGAAATGGATGATGTTGCATGTTCGGGATTGTCCAGGAACTACATCTTCGTTTGATGTCTGCCCATTTCCATGGTGCCGCAAAGTCAAGCATTTGTTGTATCATCTTGTCTCGTGTCGCGATGCCAAGCACTGTGAGATCTGCTCACCGACCAAGCTCAACCAAAATATGATCCTGTTAAAGGGGTTGAATCAGCACCGCTTCATGCAATATAGGGAGCGGCTGATCGGCCGTGGAAAGGCGTTGACAAAGGTGTCAAATAGTGCGCCGAAAAATACTCCAGCTCAGGCGCAGCACAAAAGTGTGTCATAAAGCAAACCGGGTGTAATTGGTATTGTAGCTTTCATCGACGTTTCGCAAATGCTGTAAAATACAGCTACTCTGGGGAAGAAGATATGATTATGTATTCTTAAGGATAACAATTGCTCGATGATGTTTCAAAAGTGTTGCGTTTTCATTGAGATGCAAGAAGTAGGCTCGATCAGCTTGATCGCCAATAGAACATTGCCGAAGAGTTCGATATTAACAGTGATTATAGACTACTGATTACGGAATGATTCCTGAGCGTCAAAGAGCAGCAAAGTACGCTGACGGTAAAGTTGCCTACCTCCGCATGTATCCCATCCCTGAGAGTCTACTCcttgcaaacaaaaagtagGTCATTACATGAGAAATGATTACTGCAACAATCGAGTTAAAGAACTGCACCTATACATGTAGCTTTTAAATAGGGTAAAGCTGCAAGTGGGACTGTTATGTCTCGGCGTCCCTATAAATACAATCCTTTTGATCGCCACAGAAACAAATCTGACATTTGTTTCCGAGCACACAGGGCAGGTCTTTGAAACTTGCAACGCTTCTGCACAGTCTTTGCAAAATGACAATTGCATGCAACAAGTGGCAATGTGGGTGCGCGACGACGCGCGACACAGGACACAAGTCTGTATTGATATTGACCTCGAAAGAGTTGATAGATCGTAAGAAGTATGGCGCGTCCTGGATATCGTCAACGATTGCGTGGCAGGCTACGACTCGCAACAGATGATTTTCTCGCGTCAGTGTGGGATCGTCCGCTCCGCTTTGGAGTTTCCTCGTTGACCCGCGGAGCTGCTGGGCTCAATGCCAATGCTTTGACTTTTTGCTCATGGACAATATTTCGATGCGTTTTGCTCGCGTTGTGGTTGTCTTGCTGCTTTCGATTCAGCTTTTTCCTATGAAGTTCCTTAGCTGCCAAACGCTCCTTCTCTAACAGAGCTTGGGCGGTTGTGGATACATTCCCAGAGCTACGTCtgcgaaagagaaaaaatcCACGTGTCGGAGGCGCTTGGTCAACTGTTTCGTGTAGCTTCAAATGTTCCATGGCTGTCATCGGAGCCAAAGAAAAATCGCCGAGGTCTGGTTCTTTGCGCGACGCAGTAAAAACTCTCGAAAGGATACCATCCTTTCTTCGATCCTTCCTTCGCTTTTTCGAACCATTTTCTTTCGCGTTAGGACTGGAAGTCAAAGATTTTCTATCTTTCAATAGCATGTTGCGATCCCCTTGCTTCTGCTGGTACAATTTTTTAATTTGCTCTTCGCGCTTCCACAAAACAAAGTCATCTTCCATAGGGGTATCTTCTTCTATACCAgcatttttcttttgcgcCAGCGCTTGCTTGAGCGATTTGCGTTCGTGACGTTGCAAATCTTCCCTTGTCAATCGCATCTTGACTGATTTATTAGGTTTCCGCAAATTTGTGTCTACGACGGTAGCCTTGCTGACGCGATCAAAATCGACCGGTCCTCTCAGGGAAGAGTCTCTTTCTTCCGTAGGCTGCAGTGATATGGAACACAATTGTTCTCCATGTGACGAAAACAGAGGATCAACTTGGTCTGAGCCTGTGTCCTCCGTTGTCGGAACAAAGAGAATGGTGCACGTGCCCTCGTCCTCATTGTCATCTTCCATCCCTGCAATCTCGACAGGAAGTGTCCGACATCGaccttttttcttttcgcgAGGGGTAGTCTTGACGGCATCATTCTGGATAGAAGTAGAACGAGCCGCCGACGGTCGTTTAGGTGACACTTTGTCTTTCCTTTTGACCCGTGGCTTGATCGTATTCTGATCTGTTCCTCGTTGATAAACTCCATTGTGTTCCAGCGTATATATGGAGTCATCTGTCCCATCGGCAACAGGATCTACAATGCCGCTCTCGCTGCCTTTTTGTCTATCGAGTGAATATGTTTGGTGCTGTCGTTGTGGTGGCGAATCCCCTGCCAATGTACTTTCATGTGGAAAGGACGGACAGGAGGGGTAGAGACATTGCCGGTTTTCCAAGGTAAGGATGGaattttcgtcgtccatttcACTGCAGGTAGTCATCAGGCAATCCAATCCCACCAACGGTGTCAGAATGGAGCTGTTGTCTGGGCTCACATTACGCTGCGGAGAGGTTGTGGCTGTGTCGAAAGAACCGTTGGTGGAAATGCTTTCAAAGGTCGACGCAGCTAGGCCGGTCACATTCAAGCGCCGGATATCCTTTTGCGTTAGTGAACTTTGTTCTCCACGGTGATTGGTCATCGTCCGCCACCGGGGTTGATTGCCTTCGGCAGTGATGGGCGAGGTTGCGACAGAGCTACCACTGGGAGAAGTGGAAGCCGTCGAGGTACGAGTCCGAGGACTGTATGGGCTGGTTGGAGACTTCCTCTGCAATGTCGAAGGGGCGAATGTTGGAGTAGCCGTCGACGCACGGTCCCAAGACGCGACGTTCGATGTTTCATGATAGGCTTCCAGCCGCTGCCTGGGCGTGAGAGCAGATTTGGACTTTTTCTGCGAAGAAGGTGCTTCAATCGTGTA
Proteins encoded in this region:
- a CDS encoding predicted protein; its protein translation is VGRLALTLRRRLAGISAAEPLSSVTTVVFGLAKTAQGDARSFLFWAGKAAEIVKKAPCDTENEETTVGAKTERIAQHRTDRRQRHVLMVTMAIPTNVCLLLSEIFRFLMMEMEEHDLAQQKDPGKVSSCSDSKGEGHALEVQLVYVSSAVGFRVSWRSASSLLSSRGRGYPILSDGCGARSQSTNEAVSRTTDSSNHTLLQNSNLSQQPPLPLLLPATDSLRHPANPLYSRNRSHDTNSAIGVSDPATHTSRAMSSHTSLQYSSSGGIANISTTTDPPHKRLKLDHAMSHTSLGNPSLSYHDFAAHYDSRSTLHTSSTMDLGVLRKEDSLGMMRKDGDDEDDENDQNDPISSTAVRQATVQPTALPNESAKPTHPTTANVATTNSVSSSDSLRDLSAHRPQHPQNTTRLPVSSSTTTVTSGSNSPLSAGPVSAQAPPSPLLPLKATKMSHLRQKYMQELEYMLCEFQKLERQLLGAKATTAESAGSRERREKLHSFITHLSDTIQNIQTGCQLESEGKSTVGEASKQDIAQEAALADLTCEKGEEENVQKLEEHILANLLPVKVRLKKQLAAQQGAKHNPAGMPVAQRGLVAPSEGGKGTFAAAAEERRKQLADAAAAAQGFDHTHVPAEPVHPDQTQFGKPLQGNGSSLTRNLHGSTLGSAIKVGTDKSKILFAGLAIGSSQVKSSVNAASSVHQLVIKDPALLELARQQSASKQQEDLPPQTQQEDSPTQSKPNSLLPPSSSEPNDSPEDTNRKAISLKVSPAVASAAALAASEQPDAVLSKAPPSRLDDVDATYPDMPSAALTDEERRTLRRLKRRKKRRKRKAEATPVTAAATAAPVINRHHKPTTKKRGPRTVEYMCALCNEVYNSTCDYNPWWALAQHDCPKCRKNQIPRVDISAPANTIEYHPALLAHADENGGSTPTPPAAIVKPVTTVSAPVTSVPKCGNDSDSFGSDLSDDDLDGLLSDTDSEGSGEIGMERIDALSPAEQAENEYFGVEYKGPKLKDSEAARLLILMGHASTCPCKHQSIKHRETCRNTKWMMLHVRDCPGTTSSFDVCPFPWCRKVKHLLYHLVSCRDAKHCEICSPTKLNQNMILLKGLNQHRFMQYRERLIGRGKALTKVSNSAPKNTPAQAQHKTFIDVSQML
- a CDS encoding predicted protein yields the protein MKLRLFRKQKSAVSSKQSSSTRSSTQKSLPPTSRETPESPRAKHSSSASAAVSALSSLPPYDESGKKSSMILNPRTGGYEAPSQVASYEDKQLDDDDTLLDASIYTDGYTIEAPSSQKKSKSALTPRQRLEAYHETSNVASWDRASTATPTFAPSTLQRKSPTSPYSPRTRTSTASTSPSGSSVATSPITAEGNQPRWRTMTNHRGEQSSLTQKDIRRLNVTGLAASTFESISTNGSFDTATTSPQRNVSPDNSSILTPLVGLDCLMTTCSEMDDENSILTLENRQCLYPSCPSFPHESTLAGDSPPQRQHQTYSLDRQKGSESGIVDPVADGTDDSIYTLEHNGVYQRGTDQNTIKPRVKRKDKVSPKRPSAARSTSIQNDAVKTTPREKKKGRCRTLPVEIAGMEDDNEDEGTCTILFVPTTEDTGSDQVDPLFSSHGEQLCSISLQPTEERDSSLRGPVDFDRVSKATVVDTNLRKPNKSVKMRLTREDLQRHERKSLKQALAQKKNAGIEEDTPMEDDFVLWKREEQIKKLYQQKQGDRNMLLKDRKSLTSSPNAKENGSKKRRKDRRKDGILSRVFTASRKEPDLGDFSLAPMTAMEHLKLHETVDQAPPTRGFFLFRRRSSGNVSTTAQALLEKERLAAKELHRKKLNRKQQDNHNASKTHRNIVHEQKVKALALSPAAPRVNEETPKRSGRSHTDARKSSVASRSLPRNR